A genomic segment from Garra rufa chromosome 5, GarRuf1.0, whole genome shotgun sequence encodes:
- the enc1 gene encoding ectoderm-neural cortex protein 1 — protein MKMSVCVHENRKSRASTGSMNIYLFHKSSYADSVLMHLNALRQQRLFTDVLLHAGNRSFPCHRAVLAACSRYFEAMFSGGLRESQDSEVDFRESIHPEVLELLLDYAYSSRVIINEENAESLLEAGDMLEFQDIRDACAEFLEKNLHPTNCLGMLLLSDAHQCTQLFQLSWSMCLSNFPAICKTEEFLQLPKDMLVQLLAHEELETEDERLVYESALNWVNYDLERRHCDLPELLRTVRLALLPAIFLMENVSTEELIIAQAKSKELVDEAIRCKLRILQNDGVVNSPCARPRKTSHALFLLGGPTFMCDKLYLVDQKAKEIIPKADIPSPRKEFSACAIGCKVYVTGGRGSENGVSKDVWVYDTLHEEWSKAAPMLIARFGHGSAELRHCLYVVGGHTAATGCLPASPSVSLKQVEQFDPVANKWSMVAPLREGVSNAAVVSVKLKLFAFGGTSVAHDKLPKVQCYDPSENRWTVPASCPQPWRYTAAAVLGNQIFVMGGDTEFSACSAYKFSSETYQWTKVGDVTAKRMSCQAVASGNKLYVVGGYFGTQRCKTLDCYDPTLDAWNSITTVPYSLIPTAFVSTWKHLPA, from the exons ATGAAAATGTCGGTCTGCGTCCACGAGAACCGCAAGTCTCGTGCCAGCACGGGCTCTATGAACATCTACCTGTTTCACAAGTCCTCGTATGCCGACAGTGTGCTAATGCACCTGAATGCTCTTCGTCAGCAGAGGCTCTTCACCGATGTTCTGCTCCACGCAGGAAACCGCTCTTTCCCGTGCCACAGGGCTGTGCTGGCCGCCTGCAGCCGCTACTTTGAAGCAATGTTCAGCGGAGGGCTGAGAGAGAGTCAGGACAGTGAAGTGGACTTCAGGGAGTCTATTCATCCAGAG GTATTGGAGCTCCTTCTGGACTATGCCTACTCCTCAAGAGTGATAATAAATGAGGAGAATGCAGAGTCTCTCCTTGAGGCCGGTGACATGCTGGAGTTCCAGGACATCCGTGATGCCTGTGCCGAGTTCCTGGAGAAGAACCTTCACCCAACCAACTGCCTGGGCATGCTGCTGCTCTCGGACGCTCACCAGTGCACCCAGCTGTTCCAGCTGTCCTGGAGCATGTGTCTCAGTAACTTCCCTGCTATCTGCAAAACTGAAGAGTTTCTCCAGCTGCCCAAGGACATGCTGGTCCAACTTTTGGCACACGAAGAGCTCGAAACCGAGGATGAGCGTCTAGTCTACGAGTCGGCGCTCAACTGGGTGAACTACGACCTTGAGAGACGGCACTGTGACCTTCCGGAGCTGCTCCGTACTGTGCGCCTGGCTCTCCTGCCTGCCATCTTCCTCATGGAGAACGTCTCTACGGAGGAGCTCATCATCGCACAGGCAAAAAGCAAAGAGCTGGTGGATGAGGCCATCCGCTGCAAGCTGCGCATCTTGCAAAATGACGGCGTTGTTAATAGTCCTTGTGCCCGGCCACGCAAAACCAGTCATGCTCTCTTCCTGCTTGGCGGCCCCACGTTTATGTGCGACAAGCTTTACCTGGTTGACCAGAAGGCTAAAGAGATCATTCCAAAGGCGGACATCCCCAGTCCACGCAAAGAGTTTAGCGCCTGCGCCATTGGGTGCAAAGTGTATGTGACTGGTGGCCGGGGCTCAGAGAACGGTGTGTCTAAAGATGTTTGGGTGTATGATACATTACATGAAGAATGGTCCAAAGCGGCTCCGATGCTAATAGCACGTTTCGGTCACGGATCTGCTGAGTTACGCCACTGCCTGTACGTCGTCGGAGGTCACACAGCTGCCACTGGCTGTCTGCCTGCATCACCGTCTGTGTCTTTGAAGCAGGTAGAGCAGTTTGACCCAGTTGCTAACAAGTGGAGCATGGTGGCTCCACTGCGAGAAGGAGTCAGCAATGCTGCTGTCGTCAGCGTAAAGCTGAAGTTATTTGCCTTCGGAGGGACGAGCGTGGCCCACGACAAGCTGCCAAAAGTTCAGTGCTACGATCCCTCAGAAAATCGCTGGACGGTTCCAGCGTCCTGTCCACAGCCATGGCGCTACACTGCAGCTGCTGTTCTCGGCAACCAGATCTTTGTAATGGGAGGCGACACCGAATTCTCCGCTTGCTCTGCCTACAAATTCAGCAGTGAGACTTATCAATGGACTAAAGTGGGAGATGTTACAGCGAAGCGGATGAGCTGCCAAGCAGTGGCCTCTGGAAACAAACTTTATGTGGTGGGTGGCTACTTTGGTACACAGCGCTGCAAAACCCTGGACTGTTACGACCCCACGCTGGATGCCTGGAACAGCATCACTACCGTACCGTATTCCTTGATCCCCACTGCCTTCGTCAGCACCTGGAAACACCTCCCAGCCTGA